In Nicotiana tabacum cultivar K326 chromosome 2, ASM71507v2, whole genome shotgun sequence, the following proteins share a genomic window:
- the LOC107806906 gene encoding uncharacterized protein LOC107806906 isoform X2 — protein sequence MRSTISFRDGYWQKIVSKNGEIMWLIVKDKFEVLGSVRERVLQALVISTMQRLFRAWKIRLTSHYSRHIADRIILSHRPEDVELEDWKYLVEYFGSSEFKAVSERNRKNMEKQITKHTCGIRSFVEVEESAKNPATGEKETPDRVWEIQYIHKNDNGEIVWVDPQSQQIHELVAQQQSEENEHPMTRDEILSFVLGERTSYVHSKGYRKNPPKKSHIQAANLEANVSSAMATVRQKMQAEMQAEMSRKL from the exons ATGAGGAGCACTATCTCATTCCGGGATGGGTATTGGCAAAAGATTGTTTCGAAAAATGGAGAAATAATGTGGTTAATAGTTAAG GATAAGTTTGAAGTTCTTGGCAGTGTGCGAGAGCGTGTGTTGCAAGCCTTGGTCATCAGTACTATGCAAAGACTTTTTAGAGCATGGAAAATTCGATTGACCAGTCACTACTCTCGCCACATTGCTGATAGAATTATATTATCTCATCGACCTGAAGATGTTGAGCTCGAGGACTGGAAATACCTAGTAGAATATTTTGGAAGTTCTGAATTTAAG GCTGTAAGTGAGAGAAATAGAAAGAACATGGAAAAGCAGATAACTAAGCATACTTGTGGTATAAGGTCTTTTGTAGAAGTAGAGGAATCGGCg AAAAATCCTGCCACTGGAGAAAAAGAAACACCAGATCGAGTTTGGGAGATccaatatatacataaaaatgaTAATGGAGAAATTGTGTGGGTGGATCCACAATCCCAACAAATTCAT GAACTAGTGGCTCAGCAACAATCTGAAGAGAACGAGCATCCCATGACTAGAGATGAGATTTTATCCTTCGTTCTCGGTGAAAGAACAAGCTATGTTCATAGTAAAGGGTACAGAAAGAATCCTCCAAAAAAGAGTCACATTCAAGCAGCAAACTTAGAGGCTAATGTGTCTTCTGCTATGGCAACTGTACGTCAAAAAATGCAAGCTGAAATGCAAGCTGAGATGAGTCGAAAGTTGTAA
- the LOC107806906 gene encoding uncharacterized protein LOC107806906 isoform X1, with product MRSTISFRDGYWQKIVSKNGEIMWLIVKDKFEVLGSVRERVLQALVISTMQRLFRAWKIRLTSHYSRHIADRIILSHRPEDVELEDWKYLVEYFGSSEFKAVSERNRKNMEKQITKHTCGIRSFVEVEESAKNPATGEKETPDRVWEIQYIHKNDNGEIVWVDPQSQQIHGQLQELVAQQQSEENEHPMTRDEILSFVLGERTSYVHSKGYRKNPPKKSHIQAANLEANVSSAMATVRQKMQAEMQAEMSRKL from the exons ATGAGGAGCACTATCTCATTCCGGGATGGGTATTGGCAAAAGATTGTTTCGAAAAATGGAGAAATAATGTGGTTAATAGTTAAG GATAAGTTTGAAGTTCTTGGCAGTGTGCGAGAGCGTGTGTTGCAAGCCTTGGTCATCAGTACTATGCAAAGACTTTTTAGAGCATGGAAAATTCGATTGACCAGTCACTACTCTCGCCACATTGCTGATAGAATTATATTATCTCATCGACCTGAAGATGTTGAGCTCGAGGACTGGAAATACCTAGTAGAATATTTTGGAAGTTCTGAATTTAAG GCTGTAAGTGAGAGAAATAGAAAGAACATGGAAAAGCAGATAACTAAGCATACTTGTGGTATAAGGTCTTTTGTAGAAGTAGAGGAATCGGCg AAAAATCCTGCCACTGGAGAAAAAGAAACACCAGATCGAGTTTGGGAGATccaatatatacataaaaatgaTAATGGAGAAATTGTGTGGGTGGATCCACAATCCCAACAAATTCAT GGCCAACTACAGGAACTAGTGGCTCAGCAACAATCTGAAGAGAACGAGCATCCCATGACTAGAGATGAGATTTTATCCTTCGTTCTCGGTGAAAGAACAAGCTATGTTCATAGTAAAGGGTACAGAAAGAATCCTCCAAAAAAGAGTCACATTCAAGCAGCAAACTTAGAGGCTAATGTGTCTTCTGCTATGGCAACTGTACGTCAAAAAATGCAAGCTGAAATGCAAGCTGAGATGAGTCGAAAGTTGTAA
- the LOC107806906 gene encoding uncharacterized protein LOC107806906 isoform X4, translated as MRSTISFRDGYWQKIVSKNGEIMWLIVKDKFEVLGSVRERVLQALVISTMQRLFRAWKIRLTSHYSRHIADRIILSHRPEDVELEDWKYLVEYFGSSEFKKNPATGEKETPDRVWEIQYIHKNDNGEIVWVDPQSQQIHELVAQQQSEENEHPMTRDEILSFVLGERTSYVHSKGYRKNPPKKSHIQAANLEANVSSAMATVRQKMQAEMQAEMSRKL; from the exons ATGAGGAGCACTATCTCATTCCGGGATGGGTATTGGCAAAAGATTGTTTCGAAAAATGGAGAAATAATGTGGTTAATAGTTAAG GATAAGTTTGAAGTTCTTGGCAGTGTGCGAGAGCGTGTGTTGCAAGCCTTGGTCATCAGTACTATGCAAAGACTTTTTAGAGCATGGAAAATTCGATTGACCAGTCACTACTCTCGCCACATTGCTGATAGAATTATATTATCTCATCGACCTGAAGATGTTGAGCTCGAGGACTGGAAATACCTAGTAGAATATTTTGGAAGTTCTGAATTTAAG AAAAATCCTGCCACTGGAGAAAAAGAAACACCAGATCGAGTTTGGGAGATccaatatatacataaaaatgaTAATGGAGAAATTGTGTGGGTGGATCCACAATCCCAACAAATTCAT GAACTAGTGGCTCAGCAACAATCTGAAGAGAACGAGCATCCCATGACTAGAGATGAGATTTTATCCTTCGTTCTCGGTGAAAGAACAAGCTATGTTCATAGTAAAGGGTACAGAAAGAATCCTCCAAAAAAGAGTCACATTCAAGCAGCAAACTTAGAGGCTAATGTGTCTTCTGCTATGGCAACTGTACGTCAAAAAATGCAAGCTGAAATGCAAGCTGAGATGAGTCGAAAGTTGTAA
- the LOC107806906 gene encoding uncharacterized protein LOC107806906 isoform X3 has product MRSTISFRDGYWQKIVSKNGEIMWLIVKDKFEVLGSVRERVLQALVISTMQRLFRAWKIRLTSHYSRHIADRIILSHRPEDVELEDWKYLVEYFGSSEFKKNPATGEKETPDRVWEIQYIHKNDNGEIVWVDPQSQQIHGQLQELVAQQQSEENEHPMTRDEILSFVLGERTSYVHSKGYRKNPPKKSHIQAANLEANVSSAMATVRQKMQAEMQAEMSRKL; this is encoded by the exons ATGAGGAGCACTATCTCATTCCGGGATGGGTATTGGCAAAAGATTGTTTCGAAAAATGGAGAAATAATGTGGTTAATAGTTAAG GATAAGTTTGAAGTTCTTGGCAGTGTGCGAGAGCGTGTGTTGCAAGCCTTGGTCATCAGTACTATGCAAAGACTTTTTAGAGCATGGAAAATTCGATTGACCAGTCACTACTCTCGCCACATTGCTGATAGAATTATATTATCTCATCGACCTGAAGATGTTGAGCTCGAGGACTGGAAATACCTAGTAGAATATTTTGGAAGTTCTGAATTTAAG AAAAATCCTGCCACTGGAGAAAAAGAAACACCAGATCGAGTTTGGGAGATccaatatatacataaaaatgaTAATGGAGAAATTGTGTGGGTGGATCCACAATCCCAACAAATTCAT GGCCAACTACAGGAACTAGTGGCTCAGCAACAATCTGAAGAGAACGAGCATCCCATGACTAGAGATGAGATTTTATCCTTCGTTCTCGGTGAAAGAACAAGCTATGTTCATAGTAAAGGGTACAGAAAGAATCCTCCAAAAAAGAGTCACATTCAAGCAGCAAACTTAGAGGCTAATGTGTCTTCTGCTATGGCAACTGTACGTCAAAAAATGCAAGCTGAAATGCAAGCTGAGATGAGTCGAAAGTTGTAA